Part of the Natrialbaceae archaeon AArc-T1-2 genome, GTAGACGTTCCACAGGTACTCCGCACGGTCGACGTACGACAGCGCTCGCCACTCCTCGGCGGCGTCCGCTGCGGCCTCGAGTGCGGCGTCGACGTCTCCCTCGGTGCCGCGGCGAAACGTCGCGAGTGACTCGCCGGTCGCTGGGTTCTCGCTTTCGAACACCTCGGTCCCGTCGCCGTCGACCCACTCGCCGTCGACGTAGTGTCCGACGACCGATTTCGTGGCCTGTGTTCCCATACCAGAACGTTCGACGACCGGCAGCAAAAACCTGCTGCCGGCTCTCATCGAGAGCTGCCGACACCCGATTTACCCTCGGTCGAGGTCGGCGACCTTCTCGATCTCGCTTCGCAGTTTCGTCGTGTCGAACTCGTGGTCGGGACGAAACCGGACGAACTCGAGGAACTCGCGTGCCGACAGCAGATCGGACGATCCGTAGTACTCGGCGGCTGCATCGACGGTCTCGCGAGCGCCGATCCGCGGTTCGAGGACGGCCATCGCCGAGGCGAGGTCGTAGGCGGTCGTCTCCGCGACGCGGTCTTCGAGGACCCGGGTCGCATCGATAAAGTAGAGCTCGCCCCGACACCGGAGGATGTTTTCGGCCCGCAGATCACCGTGTGCCAGACCGTGTTCGTGTAGCGTCGCGAGCATCTCGAACAGTTCGGGAGCGAGTTCGCGGACCACCTCGTCCGGAAGCTCCTCTAACGTCTCGAACTCGGGCAAATACTCGAGCACGAGCACGCCGAGGCCGTTGACCTCGAAGGCCTCGATCGGACGCGGGGCGTTGAGTCCGATCTCGCGCATCCGTTTCGTCGCCTCGTACTCGTGTTCGACCATGCCCAGTGGGGTCTCGAACCGATCGAAAAATCCACCCGTCCCCGAGGTGATCGCGCCGACGTTGCGACCCGTCGTGAGCAACGCGTGGACGAGGGCGTTCTGGCGCGTGACGATCTTGACGAACCACTCGTCGTCGACGACACACGGCGTTGACAGCCAGTTGTCTGCCTCGAGAAACTCGACGCGAACGACCGTGCGGTCGTACCGCTCCGCCAGCGTCCGGAAGACGCGCTCGAGTCGATCCCACTCGACTGTCCCGCGTGCGAGCTGGCGGATGTCCATACGTCCGGCAAACGGACGCGTGAATAAATATACGATGGTCGATCGCGCTCGCCGAACGGTCGGCGACGACGAGTCGAAACCCCGAAAGCGCTCACCCTCCTCGATTCGGGCATGGACGAGAAGACCGGCACGTTCGTCGTCACGCACGCCGAGGAAGACTGTGCGGTCGTTCGCGACGTCGAGACCGCACAGGTTCACACCCTCTCGTCGAATCCCGGCGTCGAGGTCGACGAGGTTCTCGAGGCGACCGTTGCGCCGGACCCACCGCTCGAGGTCACCTGGCAAGTCGTCGAGGTCGAATCCAGCCGGCGGATCGAACTGGTCGACAGCGACCTCGAGCCGACCCAGCACTCGAAAGCGATCGCGAGCGACGCGTCGGTCGGCGACCTCGTGACAGAAGAGCGAGCCGGCACCGGCGAGATTCACGTGCTGTCGGTGCCGCCGGAAGACGTCGAGGACGCCGCAGCCGACGTCCTCGAGGACGAGGAGACGATCGCCCGGGCGGCCAGACTCGAGGCGGTTCGGGTGGAGGTTCGCCGATCGATCGACGACGGCGTGTTGAGCGTCCGGTACCTGCCGGAGTGAGGGGCTCGAACGTAACCGCCCCGGTTCATTACGACAATTTTCTCCCGGGAAAAACCATCGAGAATTGAGAAGGCTTACTTTACCCCGCTCCCAGGGTCAGCACATATGGGGTCTTTCGACGTACCGGAGATCGATTACACCCGGTACACGAACCGCCAGCTCGCGGCGGTGCCGCTTGCGGTTCTCGCCGTGGCGCTTGCCATTCTCGGCGGCTGGTACCTGGCCTTCGGCATGCCGGTAGACGCCGGAATCGAGTTCGCCGGAGGCACCGAGCTGACGATCGAGACGGAGGCAGACGAGTCAGAGATCGAAGCGGCCTTCGAGGAGGAGCCGTCGTCGGTCCAGTCGGTACAGGCGGAGGCGGACCAGTACATCGTCCAGTTTACGTCGCCCGACTCGGAGGCGTTGACCGACCAGGCCGAAGCGAACTTGGGCGGCGGAGACGTCGTCCAGCAGACGTCGTCGGTCTCGCCATCGTTTGCCGCCCAGGCCCAGCAAACGGCGCTGCTCGGACTCGCGGTCGCGTTCGTCGGCATGAGCATCATCGCGTTCTTGCTCTTTCGGACGTTCGTCCCGTCGATCGCCATCGTCGCGTCGGCGTTTTCAGACCTCGTGATCCCGCTTGCGTTCATGAACATCGTCGGGATCGAACTCACGCTCGGGACCGTCGCCGCACTGTTGTTGCTCATCGGCTACTCCGTGGACTCGGACATCCTGTTGAACAACCACGTGTTGCGACGGACCGGTGACTTCTACGAGAGCACCTACCGCGCGATGCGAACCGGCGTAACGATGACTGTGACCTCGATGGTCGCGATGCTCGTGATGGCGATTTCGGGGTACATCTTCGGCGTCGAGTTGCTCGCGTCGGTCGGCATCATCCTCTTCGTTGGCCTCGCCGCCGACCTGATGAACACCTACATGTTGAACCTCAGCCTGCTTCGCTGGTACAAATTCAAGGGGGTGGCTCGGTAAGTATGCTCGGTAGTATCAAAGAGAACTGGCGGCTCATCCTGCTCGTGATCTTCGTCGCCGCCGCCCTGTTCGCGCTGTTCGTCCCCGGTGGCGTCTTCGGCGACGAGGGCGGCACCGACGCCGTCGAGGAAACCGAAGACGACGCCGTCGAGGAGGGGCTGACGAACCTCGAGTACGGACTCGGGCTCGACGGCGGGACGCGCATCAGCGCTCCCGTCGTCGGTATGACGGCCGAGGACATCGACAGCGGCGCGATCGACGAAGAGGAGGGCGTCATCGACGAACAGCGACTCGGCGAGATCGAGACCACCGTGCAAGACGACCTCGAGCTCGCCGCGGCCGACGTCCGCGTCGGCTACCACGAGGACGACAACGCGGTCCACGCCGAGGTGTTCTCCGAGGAGGTCGACGAGAGCGAGTTCGTCGACGCGCTCGCTGCAGCCGACGTCGACTACGACGCAGGCGACGTTCGCGACGGCGTCACCGACGAGACCCGCGCCGAGATCGTCAGCACGCTCGAGTTGCGTATCAACGAGGCCGGCCTCTCGGGCGGGCAGGCGACCGAACGTGCCGCCGTCGGCGGCGAACACTTCGTCGTCGTCGAGGTCCCCGATATGGGAGAAGAGGAGCTGCGCGAGCTGATCTCCGAACGAGGCGTCGTCGAGATCTGGGCGTACCACCCCGACGAGAACGGCGAGCAGGTCAACGAGACGGTGCTCACGGGCGAGGAGATCGCCGACGTCGATCCGCCGCGGGCGAGCGAAGAAGGTGACGGATACGAGGTGCCGGTGGAGGTCGAACCGGACGCCGCGCCCGCCTTCCAGGACCGAATGAACGACCTCGAGTTTACCACCACCGGGCAGGGCCAGTGTGCCCTCCGCGGTGACGGTGAGACGATCAACTTCGACCACGACGACCCACAGTACTGTCTGCTTACGGTCTCGGACGGCGAGCCCGTCGACGCCCACAGCATGGGGCCGCGGCTGGCCGACAACATGCACGGCGGCGACTGGGAACATAGCCCGTCGTTCTTCATGGGTGCCCAGAGCCAGACGCAGGCGCACTCGCTGTCGGTCGACCTGCGTGCCGGCAGCCTGCCCGCGCCGATCGACCTGAGTCCCCAGAGCAGCCAGACGTTCTCGATCACGCCGGCGCTTGCCGATCAGTTCAAGCTCTACTCGCTTTTCATCGGCGTCCTGTCGGTGCTCGCGGTCAGCGGAATGGTCTACCTGCGCTACTCCGACGCCCGGGTCGCCGCGCCGATGATCATCACCGCGCTGGCGGAGGTGGTAATCCTGCTCGGCTTCGCGGCGGCGATACGCATGCCGCTCGATCTCTCACACGTCGCCGGGTTCATCGCGGTCGTCGGCACGGGCGTCGACGACCTCATCGTCATCGCCGACGAGGTGATGTCCGAAGGTGAGGTCAACCAGCAGAAGATCTTCGACTCGCGGTTCCGGAAGGCGTTCTGGGTCATCGGCGCTGCCGCAGCGACGACGATCGTCGCCATGTCGCCACTGGCCGTGCTCAGCGGCCTGGGTGACCTCCGCGGGTTCGCGATCATCACGATTCTCGGCGTGTTGATCGGCGTGCTCGTCACCCGGCCGGCCTACGGTGACATCCTGCGACACCTGCTGACCGGCGACAAGTAACCGTCTCTCGCGATTCGTTCGCGTTCGTCGTTAGGTCGGCACGACGGTCGTCGCACCGATGCTCTCCGCGAGAATCCACACCACGAACAGGCCATACAGCGCCAGTAACAGCGTCGCTTCACGCCGCGAAAGCAACATCTCCGTCCGCGCCACGGCAAAGAACACGACCGTCGCGAGGACCAGAAACCCCATCATCGGGACGACGTGTTCGAACGTGATCGTCAA contains:
- a CDS encoding RIO1 family regulatory kinase/ATPase, whose protein sequence is MDIRQLARGTVEWDRLERVFRTLAERYDRTVVRVEFLEADNWLSTPCVVDDEWFVKIVTRQNALVHALLTTGRNVGAITSGTGGFFDRFETPLGMVEHEYEATKRMREIGLNAPRPIEAFEVNGLGVLVLEYLPEFETLEELPDEVVRELAPELFEMLATLHEHGLAHGDLRAENILRCRGELYFIDATRVLEDRVAETTAYDLASAMAVLEPRIGARETVDAAAEYYGSSDLLSAREFLEFVRFRPDHEFDTTKLRSEIEKVADLDRG
- a CDS encoding DUF5812 family protein, translating into MDEKTGTFVVTHAEEDCAVVRDVETAQVHTLSSNPGVEVDEVLEATVAPDPPLEVTWQVVEVESSRRIELVDSDLEPTQHSKAIASDASVGDLVTEERAGTGEIHVLSVPPEDVEDAAADVLEDEETIARAARLEAVRVEVRRSIDDGVLSVRYLPE
- the secF gene encoding protein translocase subunit SecF, whose protein sequence is MGSFDVPEIDYTRYTNRQLAAVPLAVLAVALAILGGWYLAFGMPVDAGIEFAGGTELTIETEADESEIEAAFEEEPSSVQSVQAEADQYIVQFTSPDSEALTDQAEANLGGGDVVQQTSSVSPSFAAQAQQTALLGLAVAFVGMSIIAFLLFRTFVPSIAIVASAFSDLVIPLAFMNIVGIELTLGTVAALLLLIGYSVDSDILLNNHVLRRTGDFYESTYRAMRTGVTMTVTSMVAMLVMAISGYIFGVELLASVGIILFVGLAADLMNTYMLNLSLLRWYKFKGVAR
- a CDS encoding preprotein translocase subunit SecD; the protein is MLGSIKENWRLILLVIFVAAALFALFVPGGVFGDEGGTDAVEETEDDAVEEGLTNLEYGLGLDGGTRISAPVVGMTAEDIDSGAIDEEEGVIDEQRLGEIETTVQDDLELAAADVRVGYHEDDNAVHAEVFSEEVDESEFVDALAAADVDYDAGDVRDGVTDETRAEIVSTLELRINEAGLSGGQATERAAVGGEHFVVVEVPDMGEEELRELISERGVVEIWAYHPDENGEQVNETVLTGEEIADVDPPRASEEGDGYEVPVEVEPDAAPAFQDRMNDLEFTTTGQGQCALRGDGETINFDHDDPQYCLLTVSDGEPVDAHSMGPRLADNMHGGDWEHSPSFFMGAQSQTQAHSLSVDLRAGSLPAPIDLSPQSSQTFSITPALADQFKLYSLFIGVLSVLAVSGMVYLRYSDARVAAPMIITALAEVVILLGFAAAIRMPLDLSHVAGFIAVVGTGVDDLIVIADEVMSEGEVNQQKIFDSRFRKAFWVIGAAAATTIVAMSPLAVLSGLGDLRGFAIITILGVLIGVLVTRPAYGDILRHLLTGDK